The Desulfurobacteriaceae bacterium genome segment CCTCTTCTAAAAGGATCATTGCCCTATCTATTCCAAGAGCAAACCCAAGAGCTGGAGTTTCAGGTCCTCCAAGTTCCGAAATTAATCTGTCGTACCTTCCACCTGCTAAAACTGTACTCTGAGCTCCTAAATTTTCTGATTTAAATTCAAAAACCGTTCTTGTATAGTAATCCAATCCTCTAACAAGGTAAGGATTTTCTATAAAGGTAACTTCAAGAACTTTAAGGTACTCTTTAAGCTTTTCAAAGTGTTCCTTGCATTCATCACAGAGAGTTTCTACGATCTTAGGTGCTTCTTCTACTACTTTTCTACAAACTTCGTTCTTACAGTCAAGAACTCTCAAAGGATTCCTATGAAATCTCTTCTGGCAATCTTCACACAATAGTTCTTTCTTACTTTCTAAAAAACTTACAAGCTTTTCTTTAAAAGTTGGTCGGCACTTTTCGCAACCTATAGAGTTTACTTCTAAAGAGTACCTTATGCCTAAACTTTCCAAAATATCGCATGCTATCCTTATTACCTCAGCATCTACACCAGGAGAGGCTAATCCAAAAACTTCACATCCAGCTTGGAAAAATTGTCTCTTTCTTCCTGCCTGAGGTCTTTCAAATCTAAACATTGGACCAACATAGAACCACTTGGTAAACGGCTCTTTTGCATAAACTCCGTGTTCTATGTAAGCCCTTACACTGGAAGCCGTTCCTTCAGGACGAAGCGCAACAACTCTTCCACCTTTATCCTCAAAGATGTACATTTCCTTCTGAACTATGTCAGTAGTTTCACCAACACTTCTTGTAAAAAGTCTTGCTTCTTCAAGGATAGGTAAAACAATTTCTTTAAATCCTGCTCTTTTTACAACATCTTTGAAAGTTTCAACAACTTTTTCGAACTTTTCGCTCTCTGGAGGAATTAAGTCCTCAATTCCCCTTAAAGCTCTAAATTCCATTCCCTTCTCTCCTACTTTAAGAGTTTCTCTGCTAAGCTCGTAATAGGTAGATTTTTATAATCTCCCCTTAGGATTTCAAGTATTTCTTTTGCCTTCTTTTCATCATTTTCCTTTAGGGCAATAATTATTTCTTGGTAAAGAGCTTCGGGATAAGTGAAATCTTTATCTCTTCTCATAATGGAAATTTCTTTCTTTGCCTCTTTTAATTTTCCTTCATCTATGTATATTCCTGAAAGTAAAGTTCTTGACGGAGAAGCTGTTATAAAATCTTGTTCCTTTAGAGTCTTTAAAAGCTTAATATCCTTCCTTTCTTTCGCTAAAAGAAACTTAGCTATTTTTGTGGAAGGGGCATTAGGATATTCTTTTGCTGCAAGATCAAAAAGTTTTAAAGCGTCGTCTTTCTTACCGTTTTCAAGGAGAAAAATTCCTTTATCTACAATTTTTGCAGCTTTTAACTCCAAGCTTTGCTGATAACTTTTATATCCAAAGAGAGATCCCAAAACTAAAAGAACTAAAGCAAAAGCTATTCCTATTTTCTTGCTATGGATCATAAGAAAGTTCCAAACTTTGTAAACATCGCTTGCCAATTGTTCTGCTTGTGGAGTATCTATCTCTTTGGGAATATGAATAGGGGTTTCCTGTTTTTCTTTTTCCCTTTTTTTGTAAGCTTTGTATGGTGGTCTTTTCAATCAAAACCTCCTATAATAAAAGTAAAAATTCATTTTTGAATTTTAACATTTAGGTGATAAATTGAAGGGAAAAAAGTACGATGATATTCGCTTTATAGGTTTTCTTGTTGCCTTAATTACCTTAGCCGGAGTTATTACTCTGTTTCTTAATAACATTGTCTTCCAAAGTGAACTAAAGAATACCATTTACAGAGCAGTTATTGATGAAAATAAAAAGAGATTAAAAGACACTGTTGATTCTACCGTTATTAATTTCTCAAAGAAGGAAAAAGATTTAGAAAACGAGTTGCGGAAACGCTTAAGAGATGAGATATTAAAGGCATATAACGTTGCATATTCTCTGTATAAACAGTGCAAAAAACAGAATTGTAGTGATAAAAAAATTAAGAAAATAATAAAAGAAACATTAAGAAACTATCACTTCCTGAATGGTAAGGGATACATCTTTATATGCGGTGTAGGTGGAAACGTTATTCTCAATTCAGCTTTTCCTCACTTAGAAGGAAAAAACCTGTGGAACCTTCAAGATAAGAAAGGTAAGTACATCCAACGTGAGATTGAACGTGTTGCCCTCTTTTCACCAAATAACGAAGGATTTGTAACTTACTATTGGTTCATTCCAGGAACCAACACTGTTGACAAAAAAGTTTCCTTTGTGAAACTTTTCAAACCTTACAACTGGATAATAGGTGGTGGTTTCTATATTTCCGAGTTTAAAAAATACGTAAAAGAGTACATTAAAAAGTACGAATTTACATCTTCTAACATGTTTTTCATTGATCTTAATAGCAATGAAAACCTTCTAGATCCAACATTCAGAAAGATCCTTGCACTTACGAAGAAAGAAGGATTTAAAAGTGATCTACTTAGAGAAGGAATCTTTTTGAACGACGAAAATAAGATTTACTATGTGAAACTTTGTCCCAATTG includes the following:
- the hisS gene encoding histidine--tRNA ligase, translating into MEFRALRGIEDLIPPESEKFEKVVETFKDVVKRAGFKEIVLPILEEARLFTRSVGETTDIVQKEMYIFEDKGGRVVALRPEGTASSVRAYIEHGVYAKEPFTKWFYVGPMFRFERPQAGRKRQFFQAGCEVFGLASPGVDAEVIRIACDILESLGIRYSLEVNSIGCEKCRPTFKEKLVSFLESKKELLCEDCQKRFHRNPLRVLDCKNEVCRKVVEEAPKIVETLCDECKEHFEKLKEYLKVLEVTFIENPYLVRGLDYYTRTVFEFKSENLGAQSTVLAGGRYDRLISELGGPETPALGFALGIDRAMILLEEEPKEREGVFIVVRGESAYLKGLKLLKFLRSKGIKAEMDHRLGSFKAQMKAADRAFSKYVVIIGEAEEKEGFFSLKELETGKQERIETLEELLARL